A genomic stretch from Corynebacterium faecale includes:
- a CDS encoding CBU_0592 family membrane protein, producing MSTMVFLGLVASIALLVAFALLNMGRLTPDHYTYQILNFVGAGFLAASAAKPMNAGVFWAELVWALLGLYGIITIWKKRRAQKIVPAPSVPTTPELIAPLHPVSPVAA from the coding sequence ATGTCAACAATGGTGTTCCTTGGCCTCGTGGCCTCAATTGCTCTTCTGGTTGCATTCGCGCTGCTCAACATGGGCAGGCTCACACCAGATCACTACACGTACCAGATCCTCAACTTCGTCGGTGCCGGTTTCCTGGCTGCCTCTGCAGCCAAGCCCATGAATGCCGGTGTGTTCTGGGCCGAATTGGTCTGGGCACTGCTCGGTCTCTACGGCATCATCACCATCTGGAAAAAGCGTCGCGCACAGAAAATCGTTCCAGCACCTTCAGTGCCAACAACACCTGAGCTCATCGCGCCCCTGCACCCCGTCTCCCCTGTCGCCGCGTAG
- a CDS encoding CBU_0592 family membrane protein, with translation MEPLIFSHEIGIVSGILLVLAYALMNFGVLTPKSPLYQALNALGALGFAYTALTPLNPGLLITEIVWIIVAVGFLWRIFTRKSEKSVATPASPVNPVPAADTTLDSVPMR, from the coding sequence GTGGAACCTTTGATCTTCTCCCACGAAATCGGCATCGTCTCCGGCATTCTGCTGGTACTGGCGTATGCTCTGATGAATTTCGGCGTACTGACCCCGAAGTCTCCGCTGTACCAGGCGCTGAATGCGCTGGGTGCGCTGGGTTTCGCCTACACCGCCCTCACTCCCCTGAACCCCGGCCTGCTCATCACTGAAATTGTGTGGATCATCGTGGCCGTGGGATTCCTGTGGAGGATCTTCACCCGCAAGAGTGAGAAGTCGGTGGCAACCCCGGCTAGCCCGGTTAACCCGGTGCCTGCTGCGGATACCACTCTGGACAGTGTTCCCATGAGGTGA